The Geobacter sp. AOG2 genome includes a window with the following:
- a CDS encoding PilZ-like domain-containing protein, protein MSDAGHYTSRYFTGMKVEVGIPLPNTKVFRDWARINEIDEDLVSLQLSRDMLPAGVNLRVGQLLTIRSESDGQAHSCSAFIVSKGYEQDLLLRLTGEIVYDELREFYRIDAFLPIKFYALHDQNPANVKQQWEERRKQRREEERIRELRRLEARRERLRAEERAREQMLMEGASSVGQNGSFSNDGGREEPEDNPYYESWSSVTSVAINISGGGLKILTNQGFETDELLLLEIFVPSLSYIVDIVARVVFSDHNDTAGDDGNCFNTGMQFVFIDERARFAINSHVSNVQIRRIRQFKGFADVEPLNIDPLAIPDKHYAYAGSVDADNETDNSARISRKKIIQQVALGLFFIGIISILYFYFSAYAVKHPKNQIQDMFETGIRKNSEIPEYNRNENPVVVPH, encoded by the coding sequence ATGAGTGACGCAGGACACTACACAAGCCGCTATTTTACCGGCATGAAGGTTGAGGTCGGCATCCCCCTGCCGAACACCAAGGTCTTCCGCGACTGGGCCAGAATTAATGAAATAGATGAAGACCTAGTCTCGCTGCAACTCTCCCGCGACATGCTGCCGGCCGGTGTCAACCTGCGCGTTGGGCAACTTCTCACCATACGAAGCGAGAGCGATGGGCAAGCACACTCCTGCAGCGCCTTTATCGTCAGCAAGGGATATGAACAGGACCTGTTGCTGCGTCTTACCGGTGAGATCGTCTACGACGAATTGCGGGAATTTTATCGGATAGATGCCTTTCTTCCCATAAAATTTTATGCGTTGCACGATCAGAATCCCGCCAATGTTAAGCAGCAATGGGAGGAGCGACGAAAGCAACGCCGGGAAGAGGAGCGCATCAGGGAGCTGAGACGGTTGGAAGCCAGGCGCGAAAGGCTCCGGGCCGAGGAACGTGCCAGGGAGCAAATGCTCATGGAAGGGGCCTCCTCCGTTGGGCAGAACGGGTCCTTCTCCAATGACGGCGGCCGGGAGGAACCGGAAGACAATCCCTATTATGAATCGTGGAGTTCCGTCACCTCGGTCGCCATTAACATCAGCGGCGGCGGCCTGAAGATCCTCACCAATCAGGGGTTCGAGACGGATGAACTTCTCCTGCTGGAGATTTTTGTGCCTTCCTTGTCGTATATCGTGGATATCGTTGCACGCGTCGTATTTTCCGATCACAACGATACCGCCGGTGATGACGGGAATTGCTTCAATACCGGCATGCAGTTCGTATTTATCGATGAGCGCGCCCGTTTCGCCATCAACAGCCACGTCAGCAACGTACAGATACGCCGGATACGGCAATTTAAAGGATTTGCCGATGTCGAACCCCTGAATATCGATCCTCTGGCCATACCTGACAAACATTATGCCTATGCCGGCAGCGTCGATGCCGACAACGAAACAGACAATTCTGCCCGGATCAGCAGGAAAAAAATTATTCAACAGGTCGCTCTCGGACTGTTTTTTATTGGCATTATCAGCATACTTTATTTCTATTTTTCTGCATATGCGGTCAAGCATCCCAAGAACCAGATCCAAGATATGTTCGAAACAGGCATCAGAAAAAATTCCGAGATACCTGAATACAACAGGAATGAAAATCCGGTTGTAGTGCCCCACTAA
- a CDS encoding ATP-binding cassette domain-containing protein: MALITLRDITLAFGGPPLFDGINLQIEPGDRLCLLGRNGTGKSTLLKLIGGELPLEGGEIQRQQGLRVALVSQDVPQETNGTVFDVVASGMGNTAELLAQYHRVAHRLSLEGSEELLAELEALQHKLEESGGWSMHQEVERVLKRLQLDAEVAFSSLSGGTKRRVLLAKALIAAPDILLLDEPTNHLDIDTILWLEDFLVRQVKTLVFVTHDRAFARRLANRVAELDRGRLYAFNCGYDEFVERREALLEAEVTRQALFDKKLAQEEAWIRQGIKARRTRNEGRVRALKNLREEYRQRRERQGTAKIQLQEAERSGRLVAEVEHATFAYDGRRIISDLTATIMRGDRVGIIGPNGSGKTTLLRLLLGELTPDQGTVKLGSRLEVVYFDQMREQLDPDRSVQDNVGEGNDTLVINGKSRHIIGYLQDFLFSPERARSPVSILSGGERNRLLLAKLFTKPSNVLVMDEPTNDLDAETLDLLEDLLLEYSGTLLLVSHDREFLNNVVGSTLVLTGGGTVREYVGGYDDWLRQAAAEAPVPVAASKPTPEKSRPQKERPRKLSFKEERELAALPDRIASLEEEQGKLHTTLADPDFYKSAGTEVAAINARLEELELELTAAYARWEELETLG; the protein is encoded by the coding sequence GTGGCACTGATCACCCTTCGCGACATTACCCTGGCCTTCGGCGGACCGCCGCTTTTCGACGGCATCAACCTTCAGATCGAACCGGGGGACCGGCTCTGCCTGCTGGGGCGCAACGGCACCGGCAAATCGACGCTTCTCAAGCTGATCGGCGGCGAACTTCCCCTGGAAGGCGGTGAGATTCAGCGCCAACAGGGGTTACGGGTGGCCCTGGTCTCCCAGGATGTGCCCCAGGAGACCAACGGCACCGTCTTTGACGTCGTGGCTTCGGGCATGGGCAATACGGCCGAGCTGTTGGCCCAATATCACCGGGTTGCTCACCGCCTCTCACTGGAGGGGAGCGAGGAACTCCTGGCCGAACTGGAGGCGTTGCAGCACAAGCTGGAGGAGAGCGGCGGCTGGAGCATGCACCAGGAGGTGGAGCGGGTGCTGAAGCGGCTGCAACTGGACGCCGAGGTTGCTTTCTCCTCCCTCTCCGGCGGTACCAAGCGCCGGGTATTGCTGGCAAAAGCACTGATCGCCGCACCGGACATCCTGCTTCTGGACGAGCCGACCAACCACCTGGACATCGACACCATCCTCTGGCTGGAAGACTTTCTGGTGCGCCAAGTCAAGACCCTGGTCTTTGTGACGCATGACCGGGCCTTTGCCCGGCGGTTGGCCAACCGGGTGGCGGAACTGGATCGGGGACGGCTCTATGCCTTCAACTGCGGCTACGACGAGTTCGTGGAGCGCCGCGAGGCCCTCTTGGAGGCCGAGGTCACCCGCCAGGCGCTGTTCGACAAGAAACTGGCCCAGGAGGAAGCCTGGATCAGGCAGGGGATCAAGGCACGCCGGACCAGGAACGAAGGACGGGTGCGGGCTCTGAAGAACCTGCGCGAGGAGTACCGCCAACGCCGGGAACGTCAGGGCACGGCAAAGATCCAGTTGCAGGAAGCGGAGCGCTCCGGACGGCTGGTGGCGGAGGTGGAGCATGCCACCTTTGCCTACGATGGGCGCCGGATCATCTCCGACCTGACCGCCACCATCATGCGCGGGGATCGGGTAGGGATCATCGGCCCCAACGGCTCTGGCAAGACCACCCTGCTGCGCCTGCTCCTGGGGGAGTTGACGCCGGACCAGGGAACGGTCAAGCTGGGTAGCCGTCTGGAGGTCGTTTATTTCGACCAGATGCGGGAGCAACTCGACCCTGACCGGAGCGTGCAGGATAACGTGGGCGAGGGGAACGACACCCTGGTGATCAACGGCAAAAGCCGCCACATCATCGGCTACCTCCAGGATTTCCTGTTCTCCCCCGAGCGGGCCCGCAGCCCGGTCTCGATCCTCTCCGGCGGTGAGCGCAACCGGTTGCTGTTGGCCAAGCTGTTCACCAAGCCTTCCAATGTGCTGGTGATGGACGAACCGACCAACGATCTGGACGCCGAGACCCTGGACCTGCTGGAGGACCTGCTGCTGGAGTATTCCGGGACCCTGCTTTTGGTGAGCCATGACCGGGAGTTTCTCAACAATGTGGTGGGCAGTACGCTGGTGCTCACAGGCGGTGGTACGGTCCGCGAATACGTGGGAGGCTACGACGACTGGCTGCGGCAGGCCGCCGCGGAGGCACCTGTTCCCGTGGCTGCATCCAAACCAACCCCGGAGAAGAGCAGACCGCAGAAGGAACGCCCCCGCAAACTATCCTTCAAGGAAGAACGGGAATTGGCGGCCTTGCCGGACCGCATCGCCTCCCTTGAAGAAGAACAGGGCAAATTACACACCACCCTGGCCGACCCCGACTTCTACAAGTCAGCCGGCACCGAGGTGGCCGCGATCAACGCCCGGCTGGAAGAACTGGAGTTGGAGCTGACGGCCGCCTATGCCCGCTGGGAGGAGTTGGAGACGCTCGGCTGA
- a CDS encoding DUF1653 domain-containing protein — protein MSETTTPLRPGRYRHYKGNEYEVIAIARHSETEEEMVVYRQLYGNRSLWVRPLGMFLEEVLVDDRKVPRFEWVEDR, from the coding sequence ATGAGTGAAACGACGACTCCGCTGCGTCCCGGCCGCTACCGGCACTACAAGGGAAACGAGTATGAGGTGATCGCCATCGCCCGCCACAGCGAGACCGAAGAGGAAATGGTGGTCTACCGCCAGTTGTACGGCAACCGCTCCCTGTGGGTCCGGCCGCTCGGCATGTTTCTGGAAGAGGTGCTGGTGGATGACCGGAAGGTGCCGAGGTTCGAGTGGGTAGAAGATCGTTAA
- a CDS encoding homocysteine S-methyltransferase family protein, with the protein MNHANALQKLLTTSPVILGEGAVIERLRRVPDIRLDEQVVNSALIYDDHGQAVLADICRQYLEIGRSSHLPLLLSTPTWRAGRERIAAAGLAGRDLNGDNFRFLDALRREQGDYSKNVVISGLMSCRGDAYRPEEALSALEARAFHAWQAEALAAAGVDLLLAATLPALSEAIGLAQALAATGLPYLVSFVARPEGTLLDGTPLKDAIATIDSQASPQPLAYLVNCTHASVFRQALCHEFNSSAHVRKRVIGLLANTAALSPEELDNSAELVEEAPEVFGAAVAALHEDLGMKVLGGCCGTDERHISSLARHLVAGTTLLRGAYE; encoded by the coding sequence ATGAATCACGCTAACGCTTTACAGAAGCTTTTGACAACATCCCCCGTTATTCTTGGCGAGGGGGCGGTCATCGAGCGTCTGCGGCGTGTGCCCGACATCCGCCTGGATGAGCAGGTTGTCAACTCGGCCCTGATTTACGACGATCACGGACAGGCCGTTCTGGCGGATATCTGTCGTCAGTATCTGGAAATCGGCCGCAGTTCCCATTTGCCACTTCTGCTCTCCACCCCAACCTGGCGGGCCGGGCGCGAACGCATCGCCGCTGCCGGGCTGGCCGGTCGCGACCTGAACGGCGACAACTTCCGTTTCCTGGATGCCCTGCGCCGGGAGCAGGGAGATTACAGTAAAAATGTGGTCATCAGCGGCCTGATGAGTTGCCGGGGTGATGCCTATAGGCCTGAAGAGGCACTGAGCGCCCTCGAGGCGCGCGCCTTCCACGCTTGGCAGGCCGAGGCGCTGGCCGCTGCGGGGGTTGATCTGCTGCTGGCCGCCACCCTACCGGCGCTGAGCGAGGCCATCGGCCTGGCCCAGGCCCTTGCAGCCACCGGCCTCCCCTATCTGGTCAGCTTCGTTGCCCGCCCGGAAGGGACCCTGTTGGACGGCACACCGCTCAAGGACGCTATCGCCACCATCGACAGCCAGGCCTCGCCTCAGCCTCTGGCCTACCTGGTCAACTGCACCCATGCCTCGGTCTTCCGCCAAGCCCTCTGCCACGAGTTCAACTCATCGGCCCATGTCAGGAAGCGGGTAATCGGCCTGTTGGCCAACACGGCAGCCTTGAGCCCGGAAGAGTTGGACAACAGCGCCGAGTTGGTGGAGGAGGCGCCAGAGGTCTTCGGCGCGGCTGTGGCGGCCCTGCACGAGGATTTGGGCATGAAGGTGCTGGGAGGCTGCTGCGGAACCGACGAGCGCCACATCAGCTCCCTGGCGCGCCACTTGGTTGCCGGCACGACGTTATTGCGGGGCGCCTATGAGTGA
- a CDS encoding type IV pilus twitching motility protein PilT, with protein MAKIDALFRMMREQGASDLHLSTGNPPIFRLHGEMVRLNFKSLTDEELRDVLFEILDEKQRAHFEATKDLDFAYAVPDLARFRGNIFMQHRGIAGVFRIIPSKILSADDLHLPDGVRRMTNFKKGLVLVTGPTGSGKSTTLAAMIDLINSTRKEHILTLEDPLEFIHENKLSLLNQRQIGEHTESFASALRAALREDPDIILVGEMRDLTTISLAMSAAETGHLVFGTLHTNTAAKTIDRIIDVFPTDQQEQVRAMLSESLKGVVCQQLLKTADGKGRTAALEIMIGTPAIANLIREGKTFQIPSIIQTAKKDGMQLMDQHLLDLLKTKQINPEEAYRCSIDKKQFEQYLPAQQGGTPGH; from the coding sequence ATGGCAAAAATCGATGCGCTTTTCAGGATGATGAGGGAACAGGGGGCGTCGGACCTGCACCTTTCCACCGGAAATCCGCCTATTTTCCGTCTGCACGGCGAGATGGTGCGGCTTAATTTCAAAAGCCTGACGGATGAAGAGCTCAGGGATGTCTTGTTCGAGATTCTGGACGAAAAACAGCGCGCCCATTTCGAGGCCACCAAGGATCTGGATTTTGCCTACGCCGTGCCCGACCTGGCCCGGTTCCGCGGCAACATCTTCATGCAACACCGCGGCATCGCCGGTGTATTCCGCATCATCCCCAGTAAGATCCTCTCGGCTGACGACCTTCATCTGCCGGACGGCGTCCGGCGCATGACCAACTTCAAAAAGGGACTGGTGCTGGTGACCGGCCCGACCGGCTCGGGAAAATCCACCACCCTGGCGGCCATGATCGACCTGATCAACTCCACCCGTAAAGAACATATCCTGACGCTTGAGGATCCCTTGGAGTTCATCCACGAGAACAAACTTTCGCTGTTGAACCAGCGCCAGATCGGAGAGCATACCGAAAGCTTTGCCTCGGCCCTGCGCGCGGCCCTGCGCGAAGACCCGGACATCATCCTGGTGGGCGAGATGCGTGATCTGACGACCATCTCTCTGGCCATGAGCGCCGCCGAGACCGGGCACTTGGTGTTCGGCACCCTCCACACCAACACCGCGGCCAAGACCATTGACCGCATCATCGACGTCTTTCCGACGGACCAGCAGGAGCAGGTGCGCGCCATGCTGTCCGAATCCCTCAAGGGGGTGGTCTGCCAACAGTTGCTCAAGACCGCTGACGGCAAAGGGCGCACTGCGGCCCTGGAGATCATGATCGGCACACCCGCCATCGCCAATCTGATCCGCGAGGGCAAGACCTTTCAGATACCTTCCATCATCCAAACCGCCAAGAAAGACGGCATGCAGCTCATGGACCAGCACCTGCTGGACCTGCTAAAAACCAAACAAATCAACCCGGAAGAAGCCTACCGCTGTTCCATCGACAAGAAACAGTTCGAACAGTACCTGCCCGCCCAACAAGGGGGGACGCCGGGCCATTGA
- a CDS encoding pilus assembly protein PilB: MSELVKKGSLGYILSSSQIITESDIISALEEQKRSHCRFGEALVNLGIVTQEDIDWAISNQLDLPYIRLKKEMIDPAAVALVPADLARAYNLIPLICAGGELNVAIADPLNRAAVEAVEARTGLRVNLSVALIREIRRMVDEWYGPAGHESLGFRSTTFSDKALEAINNDIGGGTLLNYLMAFIIQNRLSSLSLQPLGDEVAVTGKRGGTTRPIGTLAPNYYPDVALRLRKTANIGSLAEPSATGLISFTYQSRPVVFQAAVMQGRGGDYITLRTHVSANVPPRVAELHLPVAQEAAFNRLARSQQGITFFASRNNQERCRFIDLMLEETDTTGKNVIILGDGPGRMNKRFPRIPLPHSEAERARLIMDALDHDPDVLIIEDATEGMPFTTACRAAMRGKLVLAGLEIRGTRNVLRHLLLYQQKNYFLPGFVNGLVSFKGIHLLCPSCRTTYLPPREELTAMRLGQPPATFHRAAGCDECGQSGFSMRRFLLDALVFDDEFLRVFEQSSDVAALDNYLRMLDYHGSEQEGLRLLMEGQVSPEEYIASVVL; this comes from the coding sequence ATGTCAGAGTTGGTGAAAAAGGGCTCCCTGGGCTATATCCTCTCGTCTTCGCAGATCATTACCGAGTCGGATATCATCAGCGCCCTTGAGGAGCAGAAACGTTCGCACTGCCGTTTCGGCGAGGCATTGGTCAATCTGGGGATAGTCACCCAGGAGGATATTGACTGGGCGATCTCCAACCAGTTGGACCTCCCCTACATCCGCCTGAAAAAAGAGATGATCGACCCGGCAGCCGTTGCCCTCGTGCCAGCCGATCTGGCCCGGGCCTACAACCTCATCCCACTGATCTGTGCCGGTGGCGAGTTGAACGTGGCCATAGCCGATCCGCTCAACCGGGCGGCAGTTGAAGCGGTCGAGGCTCGTACCGGCCTTCGGGTCAACCTGTCCGTGGCGCTGATCCGGGAGATCCGCCGGATGGTTGACGAATGGTACGGTCCGGCCGGTCACGAGAGCCTGGGCTTCCGGTCAACCACCTTTTCCGACAAGGCTCTCGAGGCCATCAACAATGACATCGGCGGCGGCACGCTCCTTAACTACCTGATGGCCTTCATCATCCAGAACCGCCTCTCGTCCCTCTCCCTGCAGCCCCTCGGGGACGAGGTGGCCGTCACCGGCAAGCGGGGGGGAACCACCCGTCCCATCGGCACCCTGGCGCCCAACTACTATCCGGACGTTGCCCTCCGGCTGCGCAAGACCGCCAACATCGGCTCCCTGGCCGAACCAAGCGCCACCGGCCTGATTTCATTCACCTACCAATCCCGCCCGGTCGTCTTTCAGGCTGCCGTCATGCAGGGAAGGGGGGGAGATTACATCACCCTGCGGACCCATGTCAGCGCCAACGTTCCTCCGCGGGTAGCCGAACTGCACCTGCCGGTAGCGCAGGAGGCCGCCTTCAACCGCTTGGCCAGATCGCAGCAGGGCATAACCTTTTTCGCCTCGCGAAACAATCAGGAACGGTGCCGTTTCATCGACCTCATGCTTGAGGAGACCGATACCACCGGGAAGAACGTCATCATCCTGGGCGATGGGCCGGGCAGGATGAACAAACGGTTTCCGCGCATCCCCCTGCCCCATTCCGAGGCGGAACGCGCCCGGCTGATCATGGACGCCCTGGACCATGACCCGGATGTCCTGATAATCGAGGACGCCACCGAGGGGATGCCTTTCACCACCGCCTGTCGCGCCGCCATGCGCGGCAAACTGGTCCTGGCCGGCCTGGAGATTCGCGGAACCCGAAATGTCCTGCGGCACCTCCTGCTCTACCAGCAGAAAAACTACTTCCTGCCGGGGTTCGTCAACGGTCTGGTCTCCTTCAAGGGGATCCATCTCCTCTGTCCCTCGTGCCGAACCACCTACCTCCCGCCGCGAGAGGAGTTGACCGCCATGCGCCTGGGCCAGCCCCCGGCCACTTTCCACCGGGCCGCCGGCTGCGATGAGTGCGGCCAAAGCGGTTTCAGCATGCGGCGTTTCTTGCTGGACGCGCTGGTCTTCGACGACGAATTCCTGCGGGTCTTTGAACAGTCGTCTGATGTGGCTGCCCTGGACAACTACCTGCGCATGCTGGATTACCACGGCAGCGAGCAGGAGGGGCTGCGGCTTTTGATGGAGGGGCAGGTATCGCCGGAGGAGTATATCGCCTCGGTGGTGCTGTAA
- the dnaB gene encoding replicative DNA helicase → MTDDSRKIPPQSLEAEMSILGGILIDNDAINRALEVLGPDDFYRESHRKIFRAMIRLSDLREPCDLITMTDVLKKEGELEEVGGAAYLATLVDYVPTAANVGYYCKMVKEKSINRKLISVATEIATRGYDEQANVNELLDMAQKDIYEISENKLRPQYVPVQEIIKDTFKILQTLHDRKEHITGVPTGYTDLDHMTAGFQPGDLIIVAARPSMGKTTLALNIAQYASAEGKKKVPSVIFSLEMGKEQLVMRFFASIARVDFGKMRTGHFQDSDWPRLQRAASTLYDSKIFIDDTPAISVLELRSKARRLKSEHDIGLIIVDYLQLMRGSANVESRQQEISDISRSLKALAKELNVPVVALSQLNRSLESRGDKRPMMSDLRESGAIEQDADVIMFVYRESVYCEHCRKRDGSCTQNHEKNAEVIIGKQRNGAIGTVELVFIGEHTRFENKSDRIDA, encoded by the coding sequence ATGACAGACGATTCACGCAAAATCCCCCCCCAGAGCCTGGAAGCGGAGATGTCCATCCTGGGCGGGATTCTGATCGACAACGATGCCATCAACCGCGCGTTGGAGGTCCTAGGTCCCGATGACTTTTACCGTGAAAGCCATCGTAAGATATTCCGGGCCATGATACGCCTCTCCGACCTGCGCGAACCGTGCGATCTGATCACCATGACCGACGTCCTTAAAAAAGAGGGCGAATTGGAGGAGGTCGGAGGAGCGGCCTACTTGGCAACGTTGGTGGACTATGTCCCCACGGCGGCCAATGTGGGCTATTACTGCAAGATGGTGAAGGAAAAGTCCATTAATCGCAAGTTGATCTCAGTAGCGACCGAGATTGCCACCCGCGGCTACGATGAACAGGCGAATGTTAATGAACTGTTGGATATGGCGCAGAAGGATATCTACGAGATCTCCGAGAACAAGCTGCGGCCCCAGTACGTGCCGGTGCAGGAGATCATCAAGGATACCTTCAAGATCCTCCAAACGCTGCACGACCGCAAGGAGCACATCACCGGCGTCCCCACCGGCTACACGGACCTGGACCACATGACCGCCGGTTTCCAGCCTGGCGACCTGATCATCGTCGCCGCCCGCCCCTCCATGGGCAAGACCACCCTGGCGCTCAACATCGCCCAATACGCCAGCGCCGAGGGCAAGAAAAAGGTCCCCTCGGTGATCTTCTCCCTGGAGATGGGCAAGGAACAGCTCGTGATGCGCTTTTTTGCCTCCATCGCCCGGGTAGATTTCGGCAAGATGCGCACCGGCCATTTCCAGGATTCGGATTGGCCCCGGCTGCAACGGGCCGCAAGCACGCTGTACGATTCCAAAATTTTCATCGACGACACCCCGGCCATCAGCGTCCTGGAACTGCGTTCCAAGGCGCGGCGGCTGAAGAGCGAACACGACATCGGCCTGATCATCGTTGACTACCTACAACTCATGCGGGGTAGCGCCAATGTCGAGTCCCGTCAGCAGGAGATTTCGGACATCTCCCGCTCGCTCAAGGCACTGGCCAAGGAATTGAACGTGCCGGTGGTGGCCCTCTCCCAGCTCAACCGAAGCCTGGAGAGCCGCGGCGACAAGCGCCCCATGATGAGCGACCTGCGCGAATCGGGCGCCATCGAGCAGGACGCCGACGTCATCATGTTCGTCTACCGTGAGTCGGTCTACTGCGAGCACTGCCGCAAGCGGGACGGTTCCTGCACCCAGAACCACGAAAAGAACGCCGAGGTCATCATCGGAAAACAGCGTAACGGCGCCATCGGTACGGTCGAACTGGTATTCATCGGCGAGCATACCCGTTTTGAGAACAAAAGCGACCGGATCGATGCTTGA
- a CDS encoding chemotaxis protein CheW — translation MTRHQHGYLLFTLQGRPYAVNLLQVAEVDEPPFTWPIPGRAPCYVGAMNFHDTIVAVMDLAAFLGLPSYHDLEKVLVADPRIASLAFLVERVIRIAPPEQAVLGAAPDVPCAAALLHLPEGDCVLLDVAAIAQRAAETINI, via the coding sequence CCCGGCACCAGCACGGATACCTCCTTTTCACGTTGCAGGGACGGCCTTACGCCGTCAATCTGCTGCAGGTAGCCGAGGTTGACGAACCGCCGTTCACCTGGCCCATCCCCGGCCGGGCCCCCTGTTATGTCGGCGCAATGAACTTCCATGACACCATTGTTGCGGTCATGGATCTGGCCGCTTTCCTGGGGCTGCCCAGTTACCATGACCTGGAAAAGGTACTTGTGGCCGACCCCCGCATAGCCTCCCTGGCCTTTCTGGTGGAACGGGTCATCAGGATTGCGCCGCCGGAACAAGCCGTCTTGGGCGCGGCGCCGGATGTCCCTTGTGCCGCCGCCCTGCTCCACCTTCCCGAGGGCGATTGCGTTCTGCTTGACGTGGCCGCCATTGCCCAGCGGGCGGCGGAAACCATAAATATATAA